The following is a genomic window from Caproiciproducens sp. CPB-2.
AACTTCTCTGCGTCGATGGCGGTATCGAAGCAGAGGATCTGCTCCATCTCGCTATCGAGGAAGGCGTTCAGGCGCGACAGCACCGTACTCATGACGGAGGCCATCGCCTGATCGGAAGAATTGAGCGCCGCGCCGGCAAACCATTTTGCCTTGTGGTCGGGAGGGAGCTTCGCCATCAGAAGCTGGAACTGGCTTTTGCCTCTGACATTTGACGGCTCCAAAAGCTCCTGCACCATTTTGAACACGGAGATGATGTGACGGCGTTCCTCCGGGTGCTCGTCGTCGGGCGGCAGGAACTCCGCCAGAAGCAGGATCACCGAGGTCAGCAGACCTTCCGCCGCGTCATAGAAGAAGGCGTTTTGTCCGTAGTTGGCGCTGTCGCCGGAGGAGTTAATAATGGTCTTAGAGATGATTTTGGCATATTTCTCCGCCTTGGCTTTGGCGGCAAGGTTGCGCTCATCCTTGCGATATTCGTCCATGTATTTGTTGACGAGATGCAGAAGGTTGTTTCCGTCCGAGCGGGTGGGATTGCGCAGATCAATGACGGAGATATTGTAGCCGTAGTAGTCCCGTGCCACGGCTCCGTAGTTGCGGAACAGGTCGCCCTTGGTGTCGGTGCAGAGAAAGCTCATGCCGGTGGCGCAGGCGTATTCCAGGTTGGGATAGAGGAAGAATGCAGTCTTGCCAACTCCGGACGCGCCGATCATCAACGTGTGGACGTCGTCGGTGTCCACCAGCGCCGTGACCTCGTTCTTCCTGCCGACGCTGCCGAGGATGATGCCCTGTTCCTTCGGCTGCTCTTCTCCCTTGCGCCACATCTTTGGGCGAAACGGGATGCGCTTGTAGGTGCGCTCAATTTCCTTTTTTGTGGCGAACCGTGCGGTGCCGTGCTGACCGTCGCCCACCGTGCGGCTCTTGATGCCGTTGAGAGTATAATAATGTGCCAGCAGCGACAGTCCGCCGATGACGGCGAACATGATCGCGCCTGCGGCAATCAGGATATAGATTTTGTCCTGCATGATCTCACTCCATTTCCATAGTCATTTTTTCTTCCGTCTCACAGGCACGCACCAGCTCATCGTTCCAGTCCTTTTCTTCGGAGCGGTCGATCCGGATGTTTTCATAGCCGTATTCAGAGAGAATTCCCGTCAGCCGCTTTGACGCTTTGACGCCGGCGTTGTCGTTGTCAAGACACAGAACGATTTCGCCGAGCAGCGTATATTGCTCCAGCATCCAGAGCATGGCATGCTCGGAGGTTCCGCAGAGGGACACATAGCTGTGCTTCCGCCAGTCCTCCTGATGAAGGCTGATGTACGACAGAAGATCGATGGGCGCTTCAAACACATAGAGCTGATCGGATACGCCGACCCAGTGGAAGCTGTACCTCGGATCACTGCTCTCAATGTTGCCGCGATAGCTTTTTCCGGAGGTATAGATGCTCCGCTTGTGCCCGTGACGGGCAACGCCGTGTTCATCATTTCCGACGAACACGGCGTTGTGGTAGATCTTCGTTTTATCTGCGGATGGCTCCGCGCTCTCAAAGATGAGTCCGGCGCGGGCGAACTCTGTCAGCACATCCCGGTTGATGCAGCGGCTCTGCAGGAGGTAGGCGTAGACCCGCCGCATATCCGTGTGCGCGGGCGGGAGTGCGAAAGGTTTCCGCTGCTCTGCGGGTTCTTTCCTCGCCGGGAGATACCCGATCCCACTCTCCCCGCCGAGAAGTGCGGTCACTGCGTCAGGGAAAGACAGACCATAGAACTTCTGAACAAAATCGATGGCAAGACCGCCCTGCTCTGTGGCGTGATCGAACCACTGGTTGCCCCGGACGGTGACGCTGTGATCCGAGGCGAGGCGCTTGTCCCGTCCGGAGGGAAGAAGCTTTTCACCCCGCCTGCGGAGAAACTCCGGCAGGTCGACGGAGTTGGCCCGGCGCTTTTGTTCCTCGGTAAAATGAATATACTGTGCGATGATACTCGCCTCCAATCTCAGTAGGGAATGATGTAGTCCTGCCGCTGCTCCTGATCGTCCTCCTTGTGACCCTGGGCAATCTTCTTCTCCTTCATCTTTCTGCGGAGCTTCTTGTCGATGCCATAACCAACGCCTCCTCGCTGCGGCGGCGTACTATTCTGAAAGACTCGGCTCATGTGATGGAGCAGTCTGGTGGCGGAAAGAAAAACAGACGGGTTCTGTGCAGCCACCGCCCAATGCTCTGTGTAGAACTGCGCATACGTGTTGTCCTGTTCCGCTGACTGGGTAAACCACCTCAGAGCGGCTTTCTTGTCCTGCGGTACATCTTCGCCGACGAGATACAGCTTGCCGAGCGTATACATGGCGTTTGCATTTCCCGATTCTGCCGCGTCGGTGAAATACCGAACCGCCTCCGGGATGTCTTTCCTCACGATATCCCCTTGAAGGAGCAGTTTGCCGAAGGCATATTCCGCATCTTGGTTTCCACTGTTGGCGAGCCGAAGCAGCATCGCCGCCGCATCACGAACCGCATCCGGCGTTGACTCGCGCGCGTGAATAATTTTGACCAGCTTCCGTACATTCTCTGGGGCTTTTTGCTTGTCCGATGGGGCTTCCTCGAAGGTGGACTCGTGGCCGAGCAGCTTTGCTGCTTCCGTGACAACCATATTGCTGATGGGCTTGAATTCCTTCTGCCGCGAAAGCGGCGGCAGTTCCGGCATCTCGTCCTGATAGGTGCTGACGATATCCGTGCGGATGTCATACCAGAGCCGGTAGGCTTCCGCTACGCGCGCGTCCCGCGCCAGTTCGTCCACGATCTCATCCACCATGGCCCTGACCGGTGCCTGCAGATAGCCATACTGCATCTTACCCTTGTGTGCGGACAGCTTTGCGGCGAGTTGCCCCGTCAGCTTCTCGATGCGCTCGCTTCGGATCGTGCCGCTCGCCATCTGCGCGATGAGCTCCTGATACAGCTTTCGCGCGTTTGTCTTGAGCGCGTCGCGGCGCTGGGTGTCGGCAGCATACAGCTCCCGGAGCTGCTCCGGGAAGATATTCTGTGCCAGCGAGGATTTGATCTGCGTGATGCCATGCTCGGTGAGGAAACCTTCGGTCGGATCGGTGGAATAAATGATCATATGGATATGCGGATGGTGGCTCTTGTCGTGGAAGGCCGCGTACCAGCGCAGATGCTCGGGCCTTATCTTGTATCCCTTCGCAAGCTCGGCGGTGCAGGAGCAGAGCATGGCGCGCCAGCTCTCCGGCGACTCGAAGCCCATAGCGTGTGCGTCCTCGCGCCGCAGCGAAATCACCGGCGTCCATACAACGCCGGGATGCTCCGCGATCTCCTTCTGCACCTGGGAGATTACCAGCTTTTTACCCGTACCGTCGAAGAGGCCGTTGGCATCCAGCTTGGCAACGCCGGGGCGCATACCGATGTAGTCCACATAGTTTTCACGTTTGCCGATCTGATTGAGATTCTGTTCCAGCGCGGTCTGGATAAAGTCCGAAGCGTTTTCCCGCGTCGGTCGGGCGAGGTAATCCTCATACTCGAACCGCTTTTTCGCTGAAGGAAAATCTTTGACCAGCTGGCGGATGAGCCGGTCCTGCTTTTCCGTCGCCGGTTTCAGCCTGTCGGCATCCACTACCGGCGCGACGCCCTCTCGGGTTGCGATGTAGCGGATGAGATACGAGAGGTGCGCCGCGCTGCTGTGCCCGCTTTTAAAATGCGGTGAGATGAAAATAATGCGCGGCATTATTACTCATCCTCCCCGGTGAGCAGATCGAGACTGTACTCCAGCGGGCACGGATCGGCGTAGACTTTCTCATAGGTGAGCCTGTCGCCGAGCTGTTTGACTTCGCCCACCGCCTTGCCATGTACATATTTCAACTGTTCAGGACTGACCTTGAACATACCCGCGATGATATTCCATGTTTTCGCTTCCTCCACCGAGAGGCGAAAGAGATTGCGGTTGACATGCGCGCCGAAGCTGTCCAGTGTGCCGTGAAGTACCTGCGATAAAACCGGTGCAAGATATTCCGACGCATCCTTTGTATTGAGATACCCGGCGTAGAACCGCAGGGCGTTTTCAGTGAACTCATTGAGCGACTGGCAGTTGTCTTTCGGCATCGCCTCTCTGACAATGCGTTCCGTATCTGCCCCAAGCCGAACGGTATATCTGTATTTTTCTTCTGACATATTTTCCTCCTGAAACCGGGTGTAGTGATGGCTTTAGTGCATGGGGAAAGCCTGACGCAACGCAGGTTTACGGGGCGGCATAGTGCGAAATGCGGTGCAAACTCTCAAATCTGGTGCGTCTGGCCGCTCTTTTCAACACCACGCAAAGCCCTGTAAAACTGCGCCCCGGCCCGCTCTGCGGGACGGTGTGACAGGCGGTGATGATGTCACCGCTTTATCCTGTACTAAAATCGTGAGCTTGAGCCCGCTCCCGAATCTCCCTAACACAGCCCCAACAGGGTGGTCAAGCCCTGCCGGGGGTATCCTTTCTCGCCACCCTGTCCAAAAGCCGCTCACAGGGCGACACAGGCGGCAACGTGCGGTCACTTGATCGGTTCCATTTTCGTCGTATCTTCTCCGCTGGGCGGAACAGGCGAGTGAACTGGTTTCGCCGCAGGCATTTTTGGAGCGAGTGATTTTGTTGGACGTTTGGACTTGACAGCGGGAGTGCTCTTGCTGTCGAGATACTCACGAAGAGGTTCCGGTACTGTTTTTTCATACAGCTCGGCAAGATCTTTTTCCATGCGCTGCTGTGCGGTGGTGTTTTCCTTTTGTAAAGAGAAATCCAGTGCCGACAGCTTTTCCTCATCAAAAGGAATTGTAATATTGGTTTTGCTCATATTCGTTTCCTCCAATCAAAATGTAATGAATCGCATAAATGGTTGTGCATCGGGTTCGTGTTCTGCAAACTGCTCGGGCAGTGCGAAGCGATTTTTGTAATATTCAATCTGTGAATTGGTGAGGGATGCGAAGTCACCTTCACCATTGTCCCGGACAACGAAAAACGGCCCGCAGAGGATATCATCTCCGAGCCGCCTGTTCATTTCCATGCCGTTCAGCTTTCCTTCTTCGTTTACTACGATGATGGAACCGTCATCCATATAAACGCATTCTATGAGGCCGTCCACCTCTGCCTGCAGGCTGTTGAGATCCGAACCGATATCTATTTCCTCGGGAGCCTTTCCTGGCTCGACTCGCAGGATGTGCAAGGTTTTATTTTCTGATTTTTTCATGGTGTTGCCTCCGCTTCTGAAATGTAGTTGATGTATGGAATCTGCAGCCATGCCGTCCAACTCCTCTCAGAGAGCTGCGTCTTGACCACGCCGTATTTGGTGCCCATTGCTTCAATGACCTCGCCGTTCCCGATGTACACGCCGATATGGCCGCTGTGCCATACGGCGAGGCCCGGCGTATCCGGCATGGTGGACATATCTCCCTTGACTGTGGCGTTGTTGTACATCCCGTCCGCGCCAACATCCGGCATCCCGTTGATGCCATAGCTGATGCTCATGGTGGACGTGTCCAGCCATCCATAGCCCTTGATGAGTCCTACGCAGTCGGTTGTTCTGCGTCCCAGCCAGTTCTGCCGGATGAAATCCTCATAGTTACCCACGCCGTCAGGATACTGTGCCAGTTTGGACGCGAAGAGCGAATCCGTAAGGACGGAGCCATAGGTGCCCCAGACATAGCCCCAGCCGTTTTCCCATGCGTTCTCCGCATAGGTCACGAGGTCGAGATTGTTCTTCATAGTGGGATCGGCGAAGGCGGAGACGTCCAACTCGATGCTCACGCCGTCGCCTCGGGCATACCCACCGGAGAAGGTATCTCCGCCGCTGTGCGTCCGGGAGTATACCTCATCCGCATTCCTCCGCACCGCGTCGGTAATCTCTACGCCCATCTTGGAATGGATGTTGGCGTATGCCGTTTCCAGCGAAACCGGCACGGCGACGGTATAGGTTTCCGAATGTTCCGTGCCGTTGTCATCGGTCCAGGTGTGGGTTCGTTCCTCATAGCTCGCGAAGCAGTCCACGAACTGCTCAATGCCAACGGTGCCGGGGTTTTCCTCGCCGAAATACAGAGAATAGAAAACGGCCTTGACCCGATTGGAGTCAAGGCCGCTTCCGTCTTCCGCCATGGCGTTGACAGACGCCACATTGCTGTCCACGATGGCGAGGCTGTTTTGCATATCCGTGATGTGCTGCCGGTATGCTTCCGGAACGGAGCCTGCGATCATGCCGCCGTAGTAGCAGAGGTCGAGCACCGCCGCGTTGTGATCCGCGCCGCCCGACATAAAGCTGCACACAACGACCAGCAGGAGAATGAGCGGCGAGAGGATGGCGGCGATGATCCAGCCCACGGTTTTGCGGAGCTTTTCGCTGGTGAGGACGCTGGCGGCGATCTTCGCCGCCGCTGCCGCAGAGAGCGCCATCAGCGACCACCTGCCTTGCCGAACAGTTTTTCCTTATACGCCGGGGCATGAATTACGAGGTTGTACCGCTCGTTGCCGCATTTGTAGAGGCAGACGCCCCGCTGGGGGAAGCGGATGAGATTGTACTCGGATTCTTCGAGCTGGAGCGTATCCATATAAAACTTCTTGTCGATGTTGCCGGCGTTGAACAGGAAGGTGTGGGTCGGGATGCTGAACAGCGGCTTTGTCAGCTCAGCGATGCCGGGGATGGCGAAGTCCTCGAGGTTCTGGCTGGCGAGGATGACGCTGGATTCCTTTTTGCGAACACGCTTCATGAAATTACGGATGTACTCAATTGCGGTCAGGTTCGTCAGGAACAGGTACAGCTCGTCGATGCTGGCGGCGGTGTTGCCCTCGGTCAGCAGCTTATCCGACATGAAGGACAGCACGTTGAACAGCAGGGCGTTCTTCACGTTTTTACTGGCCTGCAAGAGTCCTTTCACGCCGAATACTACGAAGCGGGAGCTGGTTACGTTGGTGTAGCCGTTGAAGAACTGGCTTTCCGCGCCCTGACACATGGAGTGGAGCCCCAGCAGGATGTCCTGAAGCAATTCCGCTGTGTAGAGCTGAAACTTCTGCGCGTCGTAGGCTTTGTATTCCGCCTCGATCAGCTCATAGAGATCGGAGAGGATGGGATAGTCCTCCGGCGTCAGCTTTGAGAAGTCGGTTCGATCGCTGATGCCCCATTTTTCATACAGCTTTCCCAACATCAGTTCGATCACATCAATATGCTTATCATCGAAATCCTTGTAACACCTGAAAAAATCCTTGAGGAAAGAGATGTGCTGCGAGAGCTTGGTGGTCTGCCGAAAGGTCTGCGGCGCGTCCTTATCGTCCGCGCCGCTGCCGTCGTCCCATGTCTTGGCTTCCAGCGGATTGATCATGTACTGGCCGCTCATGAGGTCGACGAAGCATCCACCGAGATTTTCCGTGAGATCGACGTATTCATGCTCCGGGTCCAGGCACAGGACATTCTTGCCGCTTTCCAAGATGTTGCACAGGAGCAATTTGAGCAGATAGCTTTTGCCCTGGCCGCTGTTGCCGAGAATGAGGCAGCATGGGTTGGTCTTGTCGTCGTCCCGCTTATCAAGGTCGACGAGGATATTACTGCCGAACTTATCG
Proteins encoded in this region:
- a CDS encoding VirD4-like conjugal transfer protein, CD1115 family, with amino-acid sequence MQDKIYILIAAGAIMFAVIGGLSLLAHYYTLNGIKSRTVGDGQHGTARFATKKEIERTYKRIPFRPKMWRKGEEQPKEQGIILGSVGRKNEVTALVDTDDVHTLMIGASGVGKTAFFLYPNLEYACATGMSFLCTDTKGDLFRNYGAVARDYYGYNISVIDLRNPTRSDGNNLLHLVNKYMDEYRKDERNLAAKAKAEKYAKIISKTIINSSGDSANYGQNAFFYDAAEGLLTSVILLLAEFLPPDDEHPEERRHIISVFKMVQELLEPSNVRGKSQFQLLMAKLPPDHKAKWFAGAALNSSDQAMASVMSTVLSRLNAFLDSEMEQILCFDTAIDAEKFCNTKSAIFIVLPEEDLTKYFMVSLMIQQLYREILSVADEHGGKLPNRVVFYCDELGTIPTIESLQLIFSASRSRRLLMVPIIQSFGQLQKNYGKEGSEIIVDNCQCTIFGGFAPNSQTAEVLSKALGSRTVMSGSISRSKNDPSQSLQMMERPLMMPDELKSLPKGQFIVMKTGTHPMQTRLRLFLDWGITFDNVYEVPEKAERKVAYADKDELERRIVTRYHSDKAVENVPVSDKRTQASMSQQQSNYSLRDSKARQRQRSQSQEDKV
- the mobP3 gene encoding MobP3 family relaxase; protein product: MPRIIFISPHFKSGHSSAAHLSYLIRYIATREGVAPVVDADRLKPATEKQDRLIRQLVKDFPSAKKRFEYEDYLARPTRENASDFIQTALEQNLNQIGKRENYVDYIGMRPGVAKLDANGLFDGTGKKLVISQVQKEIAEHPGVVWTPVISLRREDAHAMGFESPESWRAMLCSCTAELAKGYKIRPEHLRWYAAFHDKSHHPHIHMIIYSTDPTEGFLTEHGITQIKSSLAQNIFPEQLRELYAADTQRRDALKTNARKLYQELIAQMASGTIRSERIEKLTGQLAAKLSAHKGKMQYGYLQAPVRAMVDEIVDELARDARVAEAYRLWYDIRTDIVSTYQDEMPELPPLSRQKEFKPISNMVVTEAAKLLGHESTFEEAPSDKQKAPENVRKLVKIIHARESTPDAVRDAAAMLLRLANSGNQDAEYAFGKLLLQGDIVRKDIPEAVRYFTDAAESGNANAMYTLGKLYLVGEDVPQDKKAALRWFTQSAEQDNTYAQFYTEHWAVAAQNPSVFLSATRLLHHMSRVFQNSTPPQRGGVGYGIDKKLRRKMKEKKIAQGHKEDDQEQRQDYIIPY
- a CDS encoding VirB4 family type IV secretion system protein; translated protein: MIAPGIIKFNVDHFICGNTYRCVWALREYPTATDEQAILRHLGEKDGVTLRIYTRQVTPSEEKTIIHNAANKNRMAGSNTNDLQQTVTAESNLQDVTALVSAMHRNREPLLHCAVYIELIAHEYDELKLLQTDVLTELVRSKLNVDRLLLRQQQGFLCVGPSGWNVFGAQFERVLPASSVANLYPFNYSGKTDAHGFYIGRDKFGSNILVDLDKRDDDKTNPCCLILGNSGQGKSYLLKLLLCNILESGKNVLCLDPEHEYVDLTENLGGCFVDLMSGQYMINPLEAKTWDDGSGADDKDAPQTFRQTTKLSQHISFLKDFFRCYKDFDDKHIDVIELMLGKLYEKWGISDRTDFSKLTPEDYPILSDLYELIEAEYKAYDAQKFQLYTAELLQDILLGLHSMCQGAESQFFNGYTNVTSSRFVVFGVKGLLQASKNVKNALLFNVLSFMSDKLLTEGNTAASIDELYLFLTNLTAIEYIRNFMKRVRKKESSVILASQNLEDFAIPGIAELTKPLFSIPTHTFLFNAGNIDKKFYMDTLQLEESEYNLIRFPQRGVCLYKCGNERYNLVIHAPAYKEKLFGKAGGR
- a CDS encoding DUF3846 domain-containing protein — translated: MKKSENKTLHILRVEPGKAPEEIDIGSDLNSLQAEVDGLIECVYMDDGSIIVVNEEGKLNGMEMNRRLGDDILCGPFFVVRDNGEGDFASLTNSQIEYYKNRFALPEQFAEHEPDAQPFMRFITF
- a CDS encoding DUF6103 family protein, giving the protein MSKTNITIPFDEEKLSALDFSLQKENTTAQQRMEKDLAELYEKTVPEPLREYLDSKSTPAVKSKRPTKSLAPKMPAAKPVHSPVPPSGEDTTKMEPIK
- a CDS encoding DUF3991 and toprim domain-containing protein; this encodes MEASIIAQYIHFTEEQKRRANSVDLPEFLRRRGEKLLPSGRDKRLASDHSVTVRGNQWFDHATEQGGLAIDFVQKFYGLSFPDAVTALLGGESGIGYLPARKEPAEQRKPFALPPAHTDMRRVYAYLLQSRCINRDVLTEFARAGLIFESAEPSADKTKIYHNAVFVGNDEHGVARHGHKRSIYTSGKSYRGNIESSDPRYSFHWVGVSDQLYVFEAPIDLLSYISLHQEDWRKHSYVSLCGTSEHAMLWMLEQYTLLGEIVLCLDNDNAGVKASKRLTGILSEYGYENIRIDRSEEKDWNDELVRACETEEKMTMEME